In Mustela lutreola isolate mMusLut2 chromosome 16, mMusLut2.pri, whole genome shotgun sequence, the genomic window tttcttttccttcttacagAGACTCCTTGCCCTCCTGCCCCTTCTGCTTCTGAACCACCTGGGGGCAAGGGATTAAACCAGCCCCAACGCAGTCCAGACTCTACAGCTGCGCTCTGCGACGGGTGCCCACCTTTCTTTCCTtgccctgggagggaaggagTTAAACTCCTTGCCTGCGGCCACCCGAAGCGAAGCAGCGGCACTGCGGCTGCGCCCAGCTTGCTCTGCTCCGGCCCGGAGGGGGTTAAGACCGCTCTCAGCTGCGGCGGCTGCGCACTGCGGCGGGGGAGCTGGCCACGGTGCTGGCCGCCGCGCGCTCCGCCTTCCGGCCCGGCCGGCCCGCCCCCATTGCGGTGCCGCAGCCTGCGCCGCGCACCCGGCTCGGAGCGGGCGGGGGAGCACGGGGCATGCGCTGTGCGGCGGCCTCTGGCCTCTTAAACCACTGCGGAGAAACGAagaggggggcggggcagagaggGCCAGCGCTGACCCCAGCCCACCCCAAGGTCCAGGACTGTATGTGCGGCAGACTCTGGCCCACCTCTCTGCTCTGCACTTCAGATTAAAGTTGAGCCTTCCCAAGTCCagaccccgccccccagccctgtggaggaaggggagtggctgaaggggtgtgcaggcccccagcccaccccaagGGCTGGTGCTGTCTGCAGTCGGAGCCTGGGCCCCCCGCTTTTCTCTGCATCCCTGATTAAAACTCAAGCTGCCCaggtcctccctcctcctctacccAACTGACTAAAGCCCCCCTTTGCCTTAACAcccatctccttctccctgcaAGGCACTAATCCCACTCTTCTCTTCTCTGCATATTTGATAAAACCCACTGTCATCTCCAGGGGCCAGCtctgtccccttccttctctaAGATATTGACCGCACCTCCTCTGCTCCTCAAGGTTTTCTTCAAAATCTACACCATTGCATTCAGGACTCTGGTTCTCTCCATCTTGAAATAACACATGTGCGCCCCACCCCTTTTCTGCACTTTTGGCTAAAGCCTGGTCACCTCTATGGCCCTGGCTCCATCATCTCCCCTGATGCTTGGGCCCCTGaccctcctttcctctccacaGCCTGAAACCCCAACCCtccttgcttttctccttttctatttctgcagACTTGACTCTTCACTTCCTTTCCTATTTATGGCCCTAACACCCCTCTGTGGTTCCAGCCCTTTGCTGTCCTCTCTAGTTGAGGGTGACACCGagctttctcccttctctggagCTGGTCATTGGGACCAGAGTCCTTAAGCCCTGGCTGCTCTCTGAAGGCCTCTCTGAAGGCTCTCTGAAGGTCTCCAACTAATGGATGCCCACGTACCCTAACAGGAGCGCAGTCTGGCTTACTGAGTTCCAGATGCTGGGCCAAGCACTGTTTCTGGAGCCAGGACTTCTGTATATTCATCTAACATAATCCTCATAATAATctggtaacaacaacaaaaaacctgagGTGTAGAAAGCTTAAACTTTTTGCCCAAGTTAGACACAGGAAAggctggattcaaatccaggctttCTTAACCGTCAGGTACtctgtctccccacccaccttccccccttccccttcccttggcTCCAAGCTGAGCTCCAAAGCCTCTGATACACAGAGGGTGAGTGATCTTGGTCTCCCGCCACACCACacccctatccctccccccagcatccTTGGAGCCTGCTGGGAAGTCCTGAGATAGGACACAGAGTGTGGGAATGTGGTCTGGACATAGAGCAAAGGACCAGAAATTGCTGCTTCCATGAAAACAGTTGCCCATCTGTTTGCACTGCTGGAGTCAGCTCCTATCCCAAGCTGGGGGGAGCTGCCTCCGAtccttttcctcccctttttCAGGTGTTAGAGGGGACAGCAGGGTGCGGGCTGTGATGGAGGTATGGGGTTTCTGAATTTCCCTGGAGTCTGGGGCTGGGAAAAGGGGCCGCTGTGGACTTGGCTGGTGGACCAGATGCCTGGGTCATCTtttgccctctctctcctgccctgcctcacAGTATGTGGCCTTCGCCTCCCTCTTCTTCATCCTCATCTCCATAACCACCTTCTGCCTGGAGACCCATGAAGGCTTCATCCATATCAGCAACAAGACGGTGACCCAGGCCTCCCCAATCCCCGGGGCTCCACCAGAGAACATCACCAATGTGGAGGTGGAGACGGAGCCCTTCCTGACCTATGTGGAGGGCGTGTGCGTGATCTGGTTCACCTTCGAGTTCCTTATGCGTGTCACCTTCTGCCCGGACAAGGTGGAATTTCTCAAGAGCAGCCTCAACATCATTGACTGCGTGGCCATCTTGCCCTTCTATCTCGAGGTAGGCCTGTCGGGCCTCAGCTCCAAGGCCGCCAAGGATGTGCTGGGCTTCCTGCGGGTCGTCCGCTTCGTGCGCATCCTTCGCATCTTCAAGCTCACGCGCCATTTTGTGGGGCTGCGCGTGCTGGGCCACACGCTCCGCGCCAGCACCAACGAGTTCCTGCTGCTCATCATCTTCCTGGCGCTGGGCGTGCTCATCTTCGCCACCATGATCTACTACGCTGAGCGCATCGGCGCGGACCCCGATGACATCTTGGGCTCCAACCACACCTACTTCAAGAACATCCCCATTGGCTTCTGGTGGGCCGTGGTCACCATGACGACCCTGGGCTACGGAGACATGTATCCCAAGACGTGGTCAGGGATGCTGGTCGGGGCCCTGTGTGCCCTGGCCGGGGTGCTCACCATCGCCATGCCCGTGCCCGTCATCGTCAACAACTTTGGCATGTACTACTCGCTGGCCATGGCCAAGCAGAAGCTGCCCAAGAAGAAGAACAAACATATCCCCCGACCCCCGCAGCCCGGCTCTCCCAATTACTGCAAGCctgaccctcccccaccgcccccgcaCCACGCCCACCACGGCAGCGGCGGCatcagccccccgccccccatcacCCCACCTTCGGTGGGGGTGACTGTGGCTGGGGCCTACCCACCCGGCCCCCATACGCACCCCGGGCTGCTCAGGGGGGGAGCGGGTGGGCTCGGGATCATGGGGCTGCCTCCTCTGCCAGCTCCTGGGGAGCCTTGCCCTCTGGCTCAGGAGGAAGTCATTGAGATCAACCGGGCAGGTGAGAAGGGTGCATGGGGGCGGGGCCGTGGGGAGGTAGAGAGGTTCTTAGCAGGCGGGAGGTCACTGCTGAGGTTAAGAGAGATGGGGGCTTcatgacagaggagagagggaaaggggaatggCTATTGCTGAGGTCAGTGAAAAGGCACAGAAACAAATTCTGTGTGAAGGAGACAGCTTGGGGAGAGACAGACATTCTGGGGGACCTGGGAGGCAGAGTAATGAGCCTCTGGCCAGGAGGACTCAGACACCCGCACAGAGCGGGTCTAATGTGGGAATCACTGGCTGGCCGGAGACCTGGCCAAAGGACAGTTGCAACCTCAGAGTCTTCCAGTGATGACCCTGAGAAAAGAGTCTAAAAGCAACAGTCAGAAATCAGGCAATTGTCACTGAGCAGGAGAGTGAGGACaaatggagggaggggtggggatagGGTCAGTGACAGAGAGTTCAGGTTCTAATAACAGTGAGGCCAAGAGAGGAGACAAGGCTTAAAAACCCAGAAGATAGAGGCTAAGAAGATAGGCCCAGAGGGTGGACCGGCCACGTGATGGTGACTCGGGACCTAGGGCCTGGCTTGGGCTGTGCCAAGAGCAAGAGCAGCCCAAGAGGGGTCTGAGAGACAGAGGCTGCCGAGATAAAGAGGGGAAGCAAAGGAGATGAGCTAGAAGAGAGTTGACTGGGTgttgcccacccctcccccccagagAGTCTGTGACTCTGAGGCGATGATTGGGGGCAGTCCGGGGCTggtgcagccccccccccccccccccgtgactTAAGTAGGTCAAGAAAGGGAGCTGGGCGGCCTGGCCCTCATCTTGCTCCCTCAGCCGCTGACCCAGTTTCACACCAATTAAAAATAGCTTAAGTCAGAGCCTGGGGGACCCCCACTTCTCCCCTCCCTACCCTGTCACCTTCCCAACCCTTCCCCACTGTGCCCTTTCCAGCACCCAATACAATCCCTAAGCCACTCCCTCTCTGTCCTCTAGATCTCCCAGCCAATCCTCCAAACCCATCCCAACCCAGGTACCCTACCAACCCAACACTGCATCCCAGTCCTACTTAGTTCACTTCAACCAACTGCCCCCCCAGCACCCTATCCCAGCCTCCTTCCCAGCACCCACCCAACTTCCTAACCACCCTCCAAATgcccaactccccaccccagccctgccctttcCAGCACCTAATACCTGGCCCAACCACCACTTCCTACCACTCAGCACCCTTCATCCACACCCACCCCTGGCTGCCCTTCCTTCTCCCGGttgtccttccccccacccccaatgacTGGCTCCCTGAACCCACCAGCACACACCCTGACACCCTGCTTCCAACTGTGcacccctcctgtcccctccttgAGACACCGTGCCCCTCAATCACCTACTTCTGGCACCCAACATTCTCCAACACCCTCCTTGCTAATCTCCCCTCCATCTTCCATCTTGAGTTCCCACACCTCACTctgtcctctctgtctctgtctgacccccccaccccatgcagaTCCCCGCCCCAATGGGGACCCCGCTGCAGCTGCGCTTGCCCATGAGGACTGCCCAGCCATCGACCAGCCCGCCATGTCCCCGGAAGACAAGAGCCCCATCACCCCTGGGAGCCGAGGCCGCTATAGCCGGGaccgagcctgcttcctcctcaccgACTATGCCCCTTCCCCTGATGGCTCCATCCGGAAAGGTGAGGTGCCCTCCACTGGCCCCGGgaccctccctctctttctctccctccctcaggggaggggggagagggaggtggggggaggaggtgcTGGACTTCCCTTCCCGTATCCCCTGGCCCCAAATTCCCTTCCTCCCagacacctcccacccccaaatttcCTCACCACTGACCCTTCACCTGTCTTTATTCCATCTCCATCTCCCACACCCACCCCCCGACCCTCtggcctcttcccccacccccagccatcggtgctcccccactgccccccccagACTGGCGTAAGCCAGGCCCCCCAAGCTTCTTGCCCGACCTCAACGCCAACGCTGCAGCCTGGATATCCCCCTAGTGGACGaatcccctccccccggggtAAGTAGCCCCCAACCTTGtatccccacctccctcctgacTAACCCCTCTGAGAACATGTGGCCCCCACTGACCGAGACTCCCGTCCCCTCACTGAACGGCTCCATCCAATTAACCTGCAGCCACGACCCCGAACCTATACCCACCTGCCCAGGACTTGCCCTGCCCCTCACTCACCCACCAGAACTAACCCAGGCCTCCCCACCtgacctccctcccctgcccatcaCGACTGAGCTCCAGCCTCACCCCTATCCTCATCTCTTCCCTTGCCTCCCCCCTGGGTGTCTTTTAAATTCAATGAAGAAAGCAGGGTGCACACCCAGCACACTTCTAGGTGCAAGCCAGGGTGAGGGGGACTCAGTTGCTCATGCAGCGACTTGTGAACAGACCAAGGCATGCACAGAGTATCTGTCTGTACCTGCACATCCCTGGCCCGGTGCTCAGCACAGGGAGGCAGCAGGGAAGACCATCCCCCTGCCCCGGGGGAGCTCCCGGTTTGATGGGAGAGGCAGACACTGACCTAGAAAGTTCCTGTTTGAGGTGATCTCTGGAAGTGGAGGTAGCGCAGGGACACACAGTATGCGGAACACTGGAACTCTCCAGGGTAGGAGGGAAGCGACAGGGAAGGTTTCCCGAAGGAACTGATGTCTGGAGTTAGCCTGACCTCAAGCGAAGAAATGATCTCATTAGACGGTGGTGACCAGAGGGACCAGCACAAGCAAAGCTGAGGAGACCGGGGACTGGCAGGTAGACAGGCAGGAAAGCCGGACTGGACTGAAAGGCCAGGACCTTGGTTAGGGCCCCGGGGAGGGCAGGTGGGCTCTTGGGCTGTGTGTGAGTAGAGGTCAGGAGGCTGGATGAAGatccagggggagggggaggatgcTGCCTGTACCCAGCTCAGGGCTGTGCAcagggatggagaggaagggaCAAGGTAGAGGGAgtcagggatggggagggggctggggactaGCGGTGGGCAGATGAGGGGGAGAGAGTGGCAAGGTAGTCGAGGAATCTTTCAGCAAACACAGTCGGGCATTTATTTTCTGCCAGGAAGCGAACACACATTCTGTAGTCTTCGGAGCCACCCTAGCTTAAGGCACAGGGCTTGcttcctccatccctccatccgCTCCTTCACGGAGCAGCTCATTACTGAGGGCACAGCTCCAGGCGCTGGAGATTTGGCAGCGCACAGAGCAAGAATCCGCCATCACAGAGCGAACATGCTAGAGCACAGATTGGCACGCTTCAGCCCAGGGGCCAAGTCTGCCAGCAAGCTGTTTTGTAAATAGAGTGGAAGAGCTGCCATGGAGAATGTGTGGCCCACAGagctgaaaatatttaggaattggCCCTTTGCAGGAAACATTTGCCACCCCCTGATCCGGGGAGCAGAAAATCAAATGAACGAACAAGGTGATTACTCTGGCCacttcgggggggggggcactgggaGGGGGGTGGTCTGCAAAGGGCTTTTTGAGGAGGTAAGACCGAAACCTGAACAGTGCAAAGGGCCAGCTGGTCAGAAGGCACAGCAAGTGCAAAAGTCCAGGGGTACTAAGATGGGGTGAGCTTGGTTTGTcaaaggaaaagcaaggaggggTGTGTGGCTGGAAGTGACTATCCAAAGGGAACAAGTGTGCCAGACAGAGTATGCGGGGCGGGGGGTAGGAAGGATCATGATAGGTTTTGGTGAGAGGCTAGATTTGATCTTCAAAGTGATAGGGAAGCTGCCTGAAGGCACTTGATCGCAACAGTCTGTGGAAACTTCTTTAGAAATAGAGATAATAGCCCAAAAAATTCCTGCTTACAGCCTACAAAGATGCTGTCATAGGACTTGGGGAGCCTCCAGGGACAGCCTTGTCTCAAGCTCCTTGTTTCACAGAAGTTCAGGGGGGCCTTGAGTGACCCCCGCCACAGAGCAGACAGGGACGAGAATCCAGGCTTCCAGGCTCCTCGTCCAGGAGGGACTGTGGCTCCTCTCTTTCCATCCCTCCATCTCCCCCAGTTCATCCTCCATTTTCATCTCATTATcccccccttccctgctcccgcctcacccttccccctgcttgcacccAGTACCACCCTTTGTTTCCCACCCCAAGGATCTAGATGGGCCCCAGAGAACTGAGGGGctcagggagtggggaggatttgggaatgggagggagggtGGAGTGGGGCGGGCGGGTGGAGGTCTCTGCTGCTCTTGCCTCTGATGCCAAAATCCATTCATTGAACTCAAATAGTGGCCGGAGCTGATGGGGCTGACTGAGCgatctgctccccccccccccccaccgtcctgggtccctccccactcctgcacTTCCaggctcctcccttcctctctgccctccctgggTGTCCACTACTGTCTCCCCCACTCCTCCCAAGACCCTTCCCCCTGGCCCACCCCTTGCCCACCCAtgaccctttccttctcctcttctcacACCAACCTCCTGAGTCCAACTCCTGACACCTGTTACCCTTTCTTCCCTaaccctcccccagcctccctcccctggTCCTCCTCCgcacccaccccctcctcccctggtCCTCCTCTCCAGCCACCTCGGAAGCTCCTTCCATATTTGATGTCTCTGGCCGCCCCCATTTCACTGCTCCCCTCCCCCGGAAAAcaccagagaggaggaagagattccGGCGTTTCTCCGTCCCCCCAACAGTGAGGCTGTGTTGGGGGGTTCCCCCTGACCACCCTCCCCCCGCCGTGACTCTGTGTATTTCTGTCCCCAGCTCTTGTCACCGCCTGAGACCTCGCGAGACCCTCGgtccccccctgccccttccccccaggtTAGCAATTGGGAATGGCTGGGAGGGGGTGTCCCCAAGATACTGGGCTTCCAACCCTGGCCCCCCaggccccttcccctctggtcaAGATGCCCTCATCCAGACAGACCTCTTGGCATGGCCCAGAGAAGTACTGAAACTTTCCCCAGACACTGGCAGAACTCAGATCTTCCCAAGCTTTCAAGAAACCACACACATACTCTCCCAGTCTTAGATCCCTTTGGCTCTCAAGACACTGTGAGAACCTTCCCATCAGAAGGTTTCCACCTCAAGACTTCATGACCCTTTAAAGATACCCCATTACAACCTGCAGGTGAGCCTTGGCCCACTCAGACTGCTCtccagcaaccccccccccccaggcactGCCCGCTTTTGCTCCTTTCCACCTCCCACAGCCCCATCACCTgcctttccccctttccccaccaCTAGGTCAGCCCCCACCCAAGCCCTCCCACCGGCTGCTCCCCTACATGCATTCCACCAAGCTCCCTCCCCATGCCCGGCTGCCCACCATCTGCCTTGCTGCCCCCCACCTTTTTGCCTCAGATAAGGGGGCcaacgggggagggggaggggaggtggggggcaggttGCGGTGGGGTTGGGTGAGGGAGGCTCGGTGGGCATCACCCTGCCTCCTAACCCTGagtctctcccctctccccatgtcTGAACCTTTCTCCTTGATGCTGACTGACTGTCCAATTtgttcacctctctctctctccatctccttggtCCACCTCTGTCCATCTTTGCCTCTGCCATCTGTCTTGTTATGTCTTGGTGTCTCTGTCTCCCATcccctctgtctccctcattTTATGTCTCTATCCCTGACCCTCTGCTTCACCTTTTTCTGTCTCTTGACTTTTTCTGTCTCTggctctctgttctctttctttctccatctcccttccctcctggtcatttctcctctgcttccctgtctcGGGGTCTCTCTGTCTGTTGGACCCTTCCCCTGCACCCCCATCTCCATGCTTCCTCCCGTGTttccgaccccccccccccaggttacGAGAAATCCCGCAGCCTGAGCAGCATCGCGGGCCTGAGTGGGGTGTCCCTGCGCCTCGCGCCCCTTGCCACTCCCCCGGGCTCTCCCAGGGCCGCTCGCCGCgctcccccaaccctgccctccaTCCTCTAGCGCTCCCCTCCCCCCTGTGGGGGGACTCGGGGGTGACAGGGAAGAAGGTcaaaggaggtgggggtgggggaaagggtttttttttttaaatcaaaaagtcATTAATAATATGCAACTGAGACGACGACGCCAGCAGACACCCCCggacccctcacccccacctggGCCCCCAGGATGGAGGGGGAGGAGCCAAAGTCCAGCCCCCCCAACTCTCTACCCTCCCCCCCAATAAAGCCTTCTCAGGTCTCCATGAGCCATAGGACATCCCGCTCCCATAAACTCCTGTAAATATGTCCAAATTATGCCAattatattttggggcacctctCCCCTACTCTGCATGCCTCCCTCAATctggacacccccccaccccaccccacctcagcaATAAGCCACCAGGGGCTGCATGCCACAGGACTGAGGGAAGGGACATtctgggaagggggcagggatcTCAAAGGGAGTTTAAGCCACAGGAGGGTTTCCTGGCCTCCTACTCTTCACCCCAGGAGGGCAACCCATCACATtggtgtgatatatatatatatatataatatatatataatatatatatatatataatatatatatatatatatatattagcaacAATATTGGGGAAGGAGTAACAGTCACTCGAGCCCCCAAAATGAGCTGAGCTCAGATGGTAGAAGCAGAGGCATGGGGTGTGTGCTGTGGACAGCTGCTCCCTCAGCCTTTAGGAGGAACCCTGGTGAATGTGACCCTGTCATCTCTCCCCaattctccctccccatcccaacGTTCCCCCAAGGGATCTGCTCGCCTCTATTCTTGCTGCATGGACTCAGACCTCCCATCTCAGAATTTCTGGGATGATCTGGCCCTAGCACACAAAATTCCCCAATACCCCCTTCAAATTACCAGGACATGAGACCTGTACCCAGAATTCCTGAGACCAACCCTGGCACCCTGCATCCCCTAAATCcccacagggtcctgggacttaACCTCTGCATACAGATGCTGCCCCCTcaagccccaccccacccattgCCTGGACTGCATCCCAGCACCTTGAACCTCCAAGACTTGACCCAGCCCTTCAGCTCACTTTTAGCCTTTGGGATGCTCCAAATCCTTCCCACACTTGGATATTTCTTGGACACCCCCAAATCCTCAGGCCTCCCCCCCCATCCAGATATCCCCAAATCTCTGACATCAGACATCCACCTCAGGTTCTCCTGATGCTAGAATTTCCAAGATAGGCTCAACCTGTCTGCAATTCCAGGGAACCAGACCTTCCCCTGGGCATCCCCTTTCTTATGCCTAGACCTGCCTCTTCCAAGAGCCCCTCCCCCTACATGATGCCCAAAACGGACCCTCTTCATGGACATCAGTGTTTCCCAGAGGGCTATATTTGGACCCCTGGTGATGTGCTAAAGTTTTAGGCAGTACAAGGACACTTAATCTAGAAAAGTTTTGTCTTTTACGGCATCTTCCAAAGAAGTCGGTAAGTCCGGATACAGCTGCCTAGCCTGGACACCGTTTATTTAGGGTAGAGTGTTTCCACTCACAGCAGaggctgtgccccccccccccccccccgtcaagGGACACTGGAACATCGGAAGCTTGGGAAACGACACACCTACGGGGGCTGGAATCCCAGCCCATCCTTCCCTGGCATTCCTCGTCCTGCGATGCTCATGGGCAGAAGATCATTTCTCATATCCCATCCTGGCTCAAGGATGCGCTACCTCCCCCAAGCCCAGAGACCACACGGTCCCAGAATCCTTAGAGGGGACCACCCCTTTTGGAGCTGGAGACCCACGGAATTAGCAAcctccctccttctgctcccaCGGCctcaggagccccccccccccagcctgagGGTTGGGGGGTGTCACTGAGCATGATTCTTGATGCAACGATTCCTATGCAAGGGGCATTTTGAGTCCCCCATCCTTCTCTTGGACCCTAAACCCTGGCGAatcaggggtgaggggtggggcaggTTCTGGTGGGAGCGGGGTGGGACGAGGCAAAGGGCTAGGGGCTCCAGACACCAGGGTATGGGGGTGGGGACCGGTTATATTGCCAAAGggtttaacttattttaaaaaaaaaatagcccccaGATTCCCATGACCCTCACGGAAGCCGAACAGCGCAGGGAAAGGGGGTGAGGATCTTTTCCAAAGGGTACAGACCTCTTCCTAACGTCTCCCCCTGCTCGCCAATCTGCCACACGTACCCAGCTTTTTAGTTCAGCTTTTGAAAATAATCACGATCATAAACTTTTACAAAACGTGACTCTCGTCCTTCACCACCGTCCCCAAACCCCAAGTCAACAGTGTGGGATtcggggaggaagagagagctaAAGGGACAACTTCCGAGTCCCGGCTCCCCTTTTCTCCTCGGCCGCCAGGGTGCCTGCAACTACACGCATGCGCTGCATGACGCGCTCCCCACACGCATGTCGCGCCCCTCCTGCGCTCCGGGAACGCACGGACACGGGGCGGGGGGCGATTGGGGAGGAAGgaacggcgggggggggggggtctccctgAGTTCAGCGGCTCCTCCTCCCCATCACACACACAGCAataagactctctctctcaaatgtggGCGGGGCGGGCCTGGCCTGTTgaagtgggaggtgggaggagtgGCGAGGGGGCGCTCTCAGGGATGGGGG contains:
- the KCNC3 gene encoding potassium voltage-gated channel subfamily C member 3 isoform X2; translated protein: MLSSVCVSSFRGRQGASKQQPAPPLQPPESPPPLPPPPSPPPLQQQQSAQPGPAASSAGPPAPRGPGGRRAEPCPGLPAAAMGRHGGGGGDSGKIVINVGGVRHETYRSTLRTLPGTRLAGLTEPEAAARFDYDPGADEFFFDRHPGVFAYVLNYYRTGKLHCPADVCGPLFEEELGFWGIDETDVEACCWMTYRQHRDAEEALDSFEAPDPAGAANAANAAAHDAGLDDEAGAGGGGLDGAGGELKRLCFQDAGGGAGGPPGGAGGAGGTWWRRWQPRVWALFEDPYSSRAARYVAFASLFFILISITTFCLETHEGFIHISNKTVTQASPIPGAPPENITNVEVETEPFLTYVEGVCVIWFTFEFLMRVTFCPDKVEFLKSSLNIIDCVAILPFYLEVGLSGLSSKAAKDVLGFLRVVRFVRILRIFKLTRHFVGLRVLGHTLRASTNEFLLLIIFLALGVLIFATMIYYAERIGADPDDILGSNHTYFKNIPIGFWWAVVTMTTLGYGDMYPKTWSGMLVGALCALAGVLTIAMPVPVIVNNFGMYYSLAMAKQKLPKKKNKHIPRPPQPGSPNYCKPDPPPPPPHHAHHGSGGISPPPPITPPSVGVTVAGAYPPGPHTHPGLLRGGAGGLGIMGLPPLPAPGEPCPLAQEEVIEINRADPRPNGDPAAAALAHEDCPAIDQPAMSPEDKSPITPGSRGRYSRDRACFLLTDYAPSPDGSIRKALVTA
- the KCNC3 gene encoding potassium voltage-gated channel subfamily C member 3 isoform X1 — protein: MLSSVCVSSFRGRQGASKQQPAPPLQPPESPPPLPPPPSPPPLQQQQSAQPGPAASSAGPPAPRGPGGRRAEPCPGLPAAAMGRHGGGGGDSGKIVINVGGVRHETYRSTLRTLPGTRLAGLTEPEAAARFDYDPGADEFFFDRHPGVFAYVLNYYRTGKLHCPADVCGPLFEEELGFWGIDETDVEACCWMTYRQHRDAEEALDSFEAPDPAGAANAANAAAHDAGLDDEAGAGGGGLDGAGGELKRLCFQDAGGGAGGPPGGAGGAGGTWWRRWQPRVWALFEDPYSSRAARYVAFASLFFILISITTFCLETHEGFIHISNKTVTQASPIPGAPPENITNVEVETEPFLTYVEGVCVIWFTFEFLMRVTFCPDKVEFLKSSLNIIDCVAILPFYLEVGLSGLSSKAAKDVLGFLRVVRFVRILRIFKLTRHFVGLRVLGHTLRASTNEFLLLIIFLALGVLIFATMIYYAERIGADPDDILGSNHTYFKNIPIGFWWAVVTMTTLGYGDMYPKTWSGMLVGALCALAGVLTIAMPVPVIVNNFGMYYSLAMAKQKLPKKKNKHIPRPPQPGSPNYCKPDPPPPPPHHAHHGSGGISPPPPITPPSVGVTVAGAYPPGPHTHPGLLRGGAGGLGIMGLPPLPAPGEPCPLAQEEVIEINRADPRPNGDPAAAALAHEDCPAIDQPAMSPEDKSPITPGSRGRYSRDRACFLLTDYAPSPDGSIRKGYEKSRSLSSIAGLSGVSLRLAPLATPPGSPRAARRAPPTLPSIL